The following proteins are encoded in a genomic region of Arcobacter suis CECT 7833:
- a CDS encoding triose-phosphate isomerase, producing MAIIASNFKTNHTRKSTALFINEVNDYLKSNEIKNEVYVFPTATSLDLFDTVSTFSIGAQNAYAATSGSFTGEIGTVQLDEFEINTILIGHSERRHILGETQNMIAKKYEFYKELGYKIIYCIGEPLEVKNQGLPKTLEYIYQQFDGIDTNYKNLILAYEPVWAIGTGVTATNEDIKNIHNAIKEKISKPLLYGGSVKVENVRELCQIPNVDGALIGTASWKKEDFIQILENTKDL from the coding sequence ATGGCAATAATTGCAAGTAATTTCAAAACAAATCACACTAGAAAATCAACTGCACTATTTATAAATGAGGTGAATGATTATCTAAAATCAAATGAAATTAAAAATGAAGTTTACGTTTTCCCAACAGCAACTTCATTGGATTTATTTGATACGGTTTCAACTTTTTCAATTGGAGCTCAAAATGCTTATGCAGCAACTAGTGGCTCATTTACAGGAGAAATTGGAACAGTTCAACTTGATGAATTTGAAATTAATACAATTTTAATAGGTCATAGTGAAAGAAGACATATTTTAGGTGAAACTCAAAATATGATTGCTAAAAAATATGAGTTCTACAAAGAGTTAGGTTATAAAATAATCTATTGTATAGGTGAACCATTAGAAGTGAAAAATCAAGGTTTACCTAAAACTTTAGAGTATATTTATCAGCAGTTTGATGGAATTGATACAAATTATAAAAATCTGATTTTGGCTTATGAACCTGTTTGGGCAATAGGCACAGGTGTAACTGCAACAAATGAAGATATAAAAAATATTCATAACGCAATAAAAGAAAAAATTTCAAAACCACTTTTATATGGTGGAAGCGTAAAAGTAGAAAATGTTAGAGAACTTTGCCAAATACCAAATGTTGATGGTGCTTTAATTGGGACTGCTTCTTGGAAAAAAGAAGATTTTATACAAATATTAGAAAATACAAAGGATTTATAA
- a CDS encoding phosphoglycerate kinase yields the protein MKLQEIKNIDIAGKRVFIRCDFNVPMDEYNNITDDRRIRSALSTIRYCIDNDCSVILASHFGRPKGGFEEEFSLAPIAKRLHTLLKQEIKMAPSIICDETMKMAKELKAGEILLLENMRFETGETKNDEALSAKLASMAEVYINDAFGVSHRAHSSVEGIAKYFDMEHKAAGFLMAKEIKFFHHIVHNPKRPFISIVGGSKVSGKLEALHNLVPKVDKIIIGGGMAFTFLKALGHEIGKSLVEEDLIPEALKIMEQAKTLGVKLYLPVDVVAAETFSAEAIAKIVTIQEIPKDWMGLDIGPASALLFSEALEDANTILWNGPMGVYEMDKFAKGSTKISHAVASSFATTVVGGGDTADLVRVTGDEDEMTFISTGGGASLELIEGKILPGVKALVLEEDN from the coding sequence ATGAAATTACAAGAGATTAAAAATATTGATATAGCTGGTAAAAGAGTTTTTATTAGATGCGATTTTAATGTTCCAATGGATGAATATAACAATATTACAGATGATAGAAGAATAAGAAGTGCATTAAGTACTATTAGATATTGTATTGATAATGATTGTTCTGTTATTTTAGCTTCACATTTTGGAAGACCAAAAGGTGGATTTGAAGAAGAGTTTTCACTAGCTCCAATTGCAAAAAGATTACATACTCTTTTAAAACAAGAGATAAAAATGGCTCCAAGTATTATTTGTGATGAAACTATGAAAATGGCAAAAGAGCTTAAAGCTGGGGAAATCTTATTATTAGAGAATATGAGATTTGAAACAGGTGAAACAAAAAATGATGAAGCATTAAGTGCAAAACTAGCTTCAATGGCAGAAGTATATATTAATGATGCCTTTGGTGTTTCTCATAGAGCTCACTCATCTGTTGAAGGAATTGCAAAATATTTTGATATGGAGCATAAAGCAGCTGGTTTTTTAATGGCAAAAGAGATTAAATTTTTTCATCATATAGTTCATAATCCAAAAAGACCATTTATATCAATTGTTGGAGGTTCAAAGGTTTCTGGTAAACTTGAGGCTTTACATAATTTAGTTCCAAAAGTTGATAAAATTATTATTGGTGGAGGAATGGCCTTTACATTCCTAAAAGCTTTAGGACATGAAATTGGTAAATCTTTAGTTGAAGAGGATTTAATTCCAGAAGCTCTAAAAATTATGGAACAAGCAAAAACTTTAGGGGTAAAACTTTATTTACCTGTTGATGTTGTTGCAGCTGAAACATTTAGTGCAGAAGCAATTGCAAAAATCGTAACAATTCAAGAAATCCCAAAAGATTGGATGGGGCTTGATATTGGACCGGCATCTGCTTTATTATTTTCTGAAGCTTTAGAAGATGCAAATACTATTTTATGGAATGGACCAATGGGTGTTTATGAAATGGATAAATTTGCAAAAGGAAGTACAAAAATTTCACATGCAGTTGCATCTTCATTTGCTACAACAGTAGTTGGTGGTGGAGATACTGCTGACCTTGTAAGAGTTACAGGTGATGAAGATGAAATGACATTTATTAGTACAGGTGGTGGCGCATCACTTGAATTAATTGAAGGAAAAATTCTGCCAGGTGTTAAAGCTTTAGTACTTGAGGAAGATAATTAA
- the gap gene encoding type I glyceraldehyde-3-phosphate dehydrogenase: MAIKVAINGFGRIGRCVARIIATRDDVELVAINDTAAPDMLEYITKYDTVHGTFNGDVKVENGYLKMGKINAKLYSTRDASELTFSKDCGAEIILECTGAYLTQEKCQIHIDNGAKKVVMSAPAKDNTPTFVLGVNESTYTGQTIISNASCTTNCLGPIAKIIDDAFGIEKGLMTTIHSYTNDQNILDVKHKADKRRARAGAANMIPTSTGAAKAMKLIMPQLDGKLHGQSVRVPTPNVSMVDVNFIIKKDTTKEEINALFEAKSKELSGIVAVDNDMMVSSDLVGNTNSTIVASDLTQVIGGNMIKVMSWYDNEWGYSSRLIDMAVFVANK; the protein is encoded by the coding sequence ATGGCTATTAAAGTTGCAATAAATGGTTTTGGAAGAATTGGTAGATGTGTTGCAAGAATCATCGCAACAAGAGATGATGTAGAATTAGTTGCAATAAATGATACAGCAGCACCAGATATGTTAGAATATATTACAAAATATGATACTGTTCATGGGACTTTTAATGGTGATGTAAAAGTTGAAAATGGTTATTTAAAAATGGGAAAAATTAATGCAAAACTTTATTCTACAAGAGATGCTTCTGAATTAACTTTTTCAAAAGATTGTGGTGCTGAAATTATTTTAGAGTGTACGGGTGCTTATCTAACTCAAGAAAAATGTCAAATTCATATTGATAATGGAGCAAAAAAAGTTGTAATGTCTGCGCCTGCAAAAGATAATACACCAACTTTTGTACTTGGAGTTAATGAATCAACTTATACAGGACAAACAATTATTTCAAATGCTTCTTGTACAACAAATTGTTTAGGACCAATAGCAAAAATTATTGATGATGCATTTGGAATTGAAAAAGGTTTAATGACAACAATTCACTCTTATACAAATGATCAAAATATTTTAGATGTAAAACATAAAGCAGATAAAAGAAGAGCAAGAGCAGGTGCTGCTAATATGATTCCTACATCAACAGGAGCTGCAAAGGCTATGAAATTAATTATGCCTCAACTTGATGGTAAATTACATGGACAAAGTGTTAGAGTTCCAACTCCAAATGTTTCTATGGTTGATGTTAATTTTATAATTAAAAAAGATACAACAAAAGAAGAAATAAATGCTTTATTTGAGGCAAAATCAAAAGAATTATCTGGAATTGTTGCAGTTGATAACGATATGATGGTTTCGAGTGATTTAGTAGGAAATACTAATTCAACAATAGTTGCGTCAGATTTAACACAAGTAATTGGTGGAAATATGATAAAAGTTATGAGTTGGTATGACAATGAGTGGGGTTATTCATCAAGATTGATTGATATGGCTGTTTTTGTAGCAAATAAATAG
- the nadD gene encoding nicotinate (nicotinamide) nucleotide adenylyltransferase: MRIAIFGGSFDPIHVAHVTVVKEALKKLDIDVVIVVPTYLNPFKSSFYLNPETRFKLLKKVFNEFEKVKICDYEINQQKTSYSIDTVNYLINLYNPSKIYLIIGEDNLKNLDKWHEIDKLKELVEFVIASRKGFESKKAKEFKNLDVNIDISSSLLRDKIDLDYIPKEIKDDILNLQEKGKSF, from the coding sequence GTGCGAATTGCAATATTTGGTGGAAGTTTTGACCCTATACATGTAGCTCATGTTACAGTTGTAAAGGAAGCGTTAAAAAAACTAGACATTGATGTAGTTATTGTTGTTCCAACATATCTGAATCCTTTCAAGAGTAGCTTTTACTTAAATCCAGAAACAAGATTCAAATTACTTAAAAAAGTTTTTAATGAGTTTGAAAAAGTTAAAATTTGTGATTACGAAATAAATCAACAGAAAACTAGCTATTCAATTGACACAGTAAATTATCTAATAAACTTATATAATCCATCGAAAATCTATCTAATAATTGGAGAGGATAATTTAAAAAATTTAGATAAATGGCATGAAATTGATAAACTAAAAGAGCTTGTTGAATTTGTAATTGCTTCAAGAAAAGGTTTTGAAAGTAAAAAAGCAAAAGAGTTTAAAAATTTGGATGTAAATATCGATATTAGTTCTAGCTTGCTAAGAGATAAAATTGATTTAGATTATATTCCAAAAGAAATTAAAGATGATATATTAAATCTTCAAGAAAAAGGTAAAAGTTTTTGA
- the rsfS gene encoding ribosome silencing factor yields MNTRLENIKKILDDKKAENIEIIDLTSKDYIVDYVVIATTLNPKHGFALLNYLRTDLKPTGEEFLRVDEDDEWTIIDLGDVFIHLMSEKYRVKYSLEEFLSELKTTEN; encoded by the coding sequence TTGAATACTAGATTAGAAAACATAAAAAAAATATTAGATGACAAAAAAGCGGAAAATATAGAAATTATTGATTTAACATCAAAAGACTATATAGTTGATTATGTTGTAATTGCTACAACATTAAATCCTAAACATGGATTTGCATTATTAAACTACTTAAGAACTGATTTAAAACCAACTGGTGAAGAATTTTTAAGAGTGGATGAAGATGATGAATGGACAATTATTGATTTAGGTGATGTATTTATTCACTTAATGAGTGAGAAATATAGAGTTAAATACTCTTTAGAAGAATTTTTATCTGAGTTAAAAACAACTGAAAACTAA
- the argS gene encoding arginine--tRNA ligase codes for MQNLVKEFIEKKLNTSIVLEKPKDLSFGHYATPVAFSLAKELKKSPMAIADELVSNLSDSDMFEKVEAVKGFINFKLSSSFLESLVNNALNDKESFAKQSKKDEKILLEFVSANPTGPLHIGHARGAIAGDSLARVGKYLGYDITTEYYINDAGAQMDLLGLSVSLAARDFIFKEEVTYPETYYRGEYLIDIANIVIEKFGKEIIYDESRFKEIAFFSKDLVMEIIIKDLKDLGITFDNFVSEKSLYSSWENTKEVLEKNGSLYEKDEKIYLKSTQYGDDSDRVVVRDNGIPTYLAGDIIYHKNKYDRSFDRYINIWGADHHGYIPRVKAAIEFLGNDSSKLEVILSQMVQLLKGGEPYKMSKRAGNVILMSDITEEIGADALRFIFLTRKSDTHLEFDIDMLKNQDSSNPIFYINYAHARINQVFVKAGISFDDIKNVDFSNLNQDGLNLVYESLLLESILVEAFTKRDMQKITEYLYSLASSVHKFYNEHKVIGSSEQNMYLKVLVMAALSINVGLGILGIKAKEQM; via the coding sequence TTGCAAAATTTAGTAAAAGAATTTATTGAAAAAAAATTAAATACAAGTATAGTGTTAGAAAAACCAAAAGATTTGTCTTTTGGACACTATGCGACTCCTGTTGCATTTTCACTAGCAAAAGAACTGAAAAAATCTCCAATGGCAATAGCTGATGAATTAGTTTCTAATTTAAGTGATTCTGATATGTTTGAAAAAGTTGAAGCTGTAAAAGGTTTTATTAATTTTAAATTATCATCATCTTTTTTAGAATCATTAGTAAATAATGCATTAAATGACAAAGAATCTTTTGCAAAGCAATCAAAAAAAGATGAAAAAATCTTATTAGAATTTGTTTCTGCAAATCCAACTGGACCTTTACATATTGGTCATGCAAGAGGTGCAATTGCAGGAGACTCACTTGCTCGTGTTGGAAAATATTTAGGTTATGACATTACAACTGAATATTATATAAATGATGCTGGTGCTCAGATGGATTTATTAGGTTTATCAGTTTCACTTGCTGCTAGAGATTTTATTTTTAAAGAAGAAGTAACTTATCCAGAAACTTATTATAGAGGTGAATATTTAATTGATATTGCAAATATAGTAATTGAGAAATTTGGAAAAGAGATAATTTATGATGAGTCAAGATTTAAAGAAATAGCCTTTTTTTCAAAAGATTTAGTTATGGAAATAATAATTAAAGATTTAAAAGATTTAGGTATAACATTTGATAATTTTGTATCTGAAAAATCATTGTATTCATCTTGGGAAAATACAAAAGAAGTATTAGAAAAAAATGGTTCTCTTTATGAAAAAGATGAAAAAATTTATCTTAAATCTACTCAATATGGAGATGATTCAGATAGAGTAGTTGTAAGAGATAATGGGATTCCTACTTATTTAGCCGGTGATATTATTTATCATAAAAATAAATATGATAGAAGTTTTGATAGATACATAAATATTTGGGGTGCTGATCATCATGGTTACATTCCAAGGGTGAAAGCTGCTATTGAATTTTTAGGAAATGATTCTTCAAAACTTGAAGTTATTTTATCTCAAATGGTTCAGTTATTAAAAGGTGGAGAACCTTATAAAATGTCAAAAAGAGCAGGAAATGTTATTCTGATGTCTGATATAACTGAGGAAATAGGCGCTGATGCATTAAGATTTATTTTCTTAACAAGAAAAAGCGATACGCATTTAGAATTTGACATAGATATGTTAAAAAATCAAGATTCTTCAAATCCAATTTTTTATATAAATTATGCGCATGCTAGAATTAATCAAGTTTTTGTTAAAGCTGGAATTAGTTTTGATGATATAAAAAATGTAGATTTCTCAAATTTAAATCAAGATGGATTAAACTTAGTTTATGAATCACTTTTATTGGAATCTATTTTAGTAGAAGCGTTTACAAAAAGAGATATGCAAAAAATTACAGAATATTTATATTCATTGGCTTCAAGTGTTCATAAATTTTATAATGAACATAAAGTAATAGGAAGTAGTGAACAAAATATGTATTTAAAAGTTTTGGTAATGGCTGCATTAAGTATTAATGTTGGGCTTGGAATTCTTGGAATCAAAGCCAAGGAACAAATGTAA
- the tatA gene encoding twin-arginine translocase TatA/TatE family subunit yields MSMPSGMELVLIVLVILLLFGGKKIPELAKGLGSGIKNFKKAIKDDEDEVVQNKSDEIEKKSETTTAEKNETKQV; encoded by the coding sequence ATGAGTATGCCAAGTGGTATGGAGTTAGTATTAATAGTATTAGTAATATTATTATTGTTCGGAGGTAAAAAAATACCAGAATTAGCAAAAGGTTTAGGTTCAGGTATTAAAAACTTTAAAAAAGCTATAAAAGATGATGAAGATGAAGTAGTACAAAACAAGTCAGACGAAATTGAAAAAAAATCTGAAACAACTACAGCTGAAAAAAACGAAACAAAACAAGTATAA
- a CDS encoding fluoride efflux transporter FluC, whose amino-acid sequence MSLNWSMILAIGVGGFIGSIARAYAVHFTNKYFPIEFPLGILFVNLVGSFLAGVLFAYFSNYPLSVNLKAFLTTGFLGALTTYSTFAIESYLLLGTSIYIAIANITLNLVGTILAAGSGFKLMHFFLK is encoded by the coding sequence ATGTCTCTTAATTGGTCAATGATTCTTGCTATTGGAGTGGGAGGATTTATAGGTTCAATTGCAAGGGCATATGCTGTACATTTTACAAATAAATATTTTCCAATAGAATTTCCACTAGGAATATTATTCGTAAATTTAGTAGGTTCATTTTTAGCTGGTGTATTATTTGCATATTTCTCAAATTATCCTCTTTCTGTGAATCTTAAAGCATTTTTAACAACAGGATTTCTAGGAGCATTAACTACTTATTCAACTTTTGCTATTGAATCTTATTTATTATTAGGAACATCAATTTATATAGCTATTGCAAATATTACCCTGAATTTAGTGGGAACAATCTTAGCAGCAGGTAGTGGATTCAAACTTATGCATTTCTTTTTAAAGTAA
- a CDS encoding lysophospholipid acyltransferase family protein, which produces MARIRGIILFIQFSITVAITVVLMYIFKNHTHKVIKVWMNFQMFVLGIKLQTQGKLDESCDMILMNHQSLLDIIVMEYIHSRDLAWVAKKEITDLFFFGHIIKAPRMISIDRENKAGIINLLKEAKDRLDKGRPIAMFPEGTRSDGKSMLGFRPGAKILANRYNLRVQPIVLFNTRNIVDSKKVLATPGIVKVVYLEPIQADKNTDWFEKTEEKMNEVFNKECTNYVS; this is translated from the coding sequence TTGGCACGAATTAGAGGAATTATACTATTTATTCAATTTTCAATTACAGTTGCAATAACTGTAGTTTTAATGTATATATTTAAAAACCACACACACAAAGTAATTAAAGTATGGATGAATTTCCAAATGTTTGTTTTAGGAATAAAATTACAAACTCAAGGAAAATTAGATGAATCATGTGACATGATTTTAATGAATCATCAATCTTTACTTGACATAATTGTAATGGAATATATTCATTCAAGAGATTTAGCTTGGGTTGCTAAAAAAGAGATAACTGATTTATTCTTTTTTGGACATATAATAAAAGCTCCGAGAATGATTAGCATTGATAGAGAAAATAAAGCAGGAATTATAAACCTTTTAAAAGAAGCAAAAGATAGACTAGATAAAGGTCGACCAATTGCAATGTTTCCTGAAGGTACAAGAAGTGATGGTAAATCAATGCTAGGTTTTAGACCGGGTGCTAAAATATTAGCAAATAGATATAATCTAAGGGTGCAACCTATAGTTTTATTTAATACAAGAAATATAGTTGATTCTAAAAAAGTATTAGCAACACCAGGTATTGTAAAAGTTGTTTATTTAGAACCAATTCAAGCAGATAAAAATACGGATTGGTTTGAAAAAACAGAAGAAAAAATGAATGAAGTATTCAATAAAGAATGTACAAACTATGTCTCTTAA
- the purQ gene encoding phosphoribosylformylglycinamidine synthase I, which translates to MKISVLQFPGTNCEYDTKYAFEQLGCDVEIIWHKEKQIPANTDLLVIPGGFSYGDYLRSGAIARFANIMESVQEYAAKGGKVLGICNGFQILLEAGLLPGAMKRNDSLHFISKYHTLKIINTDNRFLSLMKKDQVVNIPVAHHDGNYYIDALGLKELEDNNQILLKYCDKDGNLVNMNGSVSNIAGICNKEKNVFGLMPHPERAIEELLGSIDGVNMLKGFLQ; encoded by the coding sequence ATGAAAATTTCAGTATTACAATTTCCTGGAACAAACTGTGAATATGATACAAAATATGCATTTGAACAATTAGGTTGTGATGTAGAAATCATTTGGCATAAAGAAAAACAAATTCCTGCGAATACTGATTTATTAGTAATTCCTGGTGGATTTTCTTATGGAGATTATTTAAGAAGTGGAGCAATTGCTAGATTTGCAAATATTATGGAATCAGTTCAAGAGTATGCTGCAAAGGGTGGAAAAGTTTTAGGAATTTGTAATGGATTTCAAATTTTATTAGAAGCTGGATTATTACCTGGTGCTATGAAAAGAAATGATTCTTTACATTTTATTTCAAAATATCATACTTTAAAAATAATCAATACAGATAATAGATTTTTATCGTTGATGAAAAAAGATCAAGTTGTTAATATTCCAGTAGCACACCATGATGGAAACTATTATATTGATGCTCTTGGATTAAAAGAGCTAGAAGACAATAATCAAATACTTTTAAAATATTGCGATAAAGATGGGAATTTAGTAAACATGAATGGTTCAGTTTCAAATATAGCTGGTATTTGTAACAAAGAAAAAAATGTTTTTGGTTTAATGCCACATCCAGAACGAGCTATTGAAGAACTTTTAGGTTCTATTGATGGTGTTAATATGCTAAAGGGTTTTTTACAATAA
- the purS gene encoding phosphoribosylformylglycinamidine synthase subunit PurS has translation MKAIVNVALKQGVLDDQGKATHHALDTLGFKELVKNVRIGKQIIIELNSTDAVSAKEEVTKMCQKLLANTVIEDYDIEIVG, from the coding sequence ATGAAAGCAATTGTAAATGTAGCATTAAAACAAGGTGTACTTGATGATCAAGGTAAAGCAACTCATCATGCATTAGACACATTAGGATTTAAAGAATTAGTTAAAAATGTAAGAATTGGTAAACAAATTATTATTGAATTAAACTCAACTGATGCAGTATCTGCTAAAGAAGAAGTTACAAAAATGTGTCAAAAACTTTTAGCTAATACAGTTATTGAAGATTATGATATAGAAATAGTAGGTTAA
- a CDS encoding phosphoribosylaminoimidazolesuccinocarboxamide synthase has product MKISDIVALNLWPDSKKTTTQKGISELEELGYNLFYIGKNADLYTCPGVEPKVLLVRSDRCSVFDIPLNLLIEGKGVSQTAISNNGAMFAKEAGIRTAILSEMVDQSLAIAPRCQLMELCKPLEAEFDGEIVQFELIFRNYLTGSLFDACQNGKDPYGLDLASDLPQWFKFETPIFTPTTKGIKDEPLNSAKVRETFPEIVTNLEKLFKDFTKFAQERGIIVVDTKFEIFVNSKGEWVLGDEVLTPESSRFISKEDFDAQNYISMDKQILRDFGKADNWKEKAKALKSGEKLEVNVPQTIKDKILDGYTTILNRLSK; this is encoded by the coding sequence ATGAAAATAAGTGATATCGTAGCACTTAATCTTTGGCCTGATTCAAAGAAAACTACAACTCAAAAAGGTATTTCTGAGTTAGAAGAGTTAGGTTATAATCTTTTTTATATTGGTAAAAATGCAGATCTTTATACTTGTCCTGGAGTTGAGCCAAAAGTGTTACTTGTAAGAAGTGACAGATGTTCGGTATTTGATATTCCATTAAATCTTTTAATAGAAGGAAAAGGGGTTTCTCAAACAGCTATTTCTAATAATGGAGCAATGTTTGCAAAAGAAGCTGGAATTAGAACAGCAATTTTATCAGAAATGGTTGACCAATCTTTAGCTATTGCACCAAGATGTCAACTTATGGAATTATGTAAACCATTAGAAGCTGAATTTGATGGTGAAATAGTTCAATTTGAATTAATATTTAGAAATTATTTAACAGGTTCTTTATTTGATGCTTGTCAAAATGGAAAAGATCCTTATGGTTTAGATTTAGCTTCTGATTTACCTCAATGGTTTAAATTTGAAACACCAATTTTTACTCCAACAACAAAAGGAATTAAAGATGAACCTTTAAATTCTGCAAAAGTTAGAGAAACTTTTCCTGAAATTGTAACAAACTTAGAAAAATTGTTTAAAGATTTTACTAAATTTGCACAAGAGAGAGGTATTATTGTAGTTGATACAAAATTTGAAATTTTTGTTAATTCTAAAGGTGAATGGGTTTTAGGTGATGAAGTTTTAACACCTGAGAGTTCAAGATTTATTTCAAAAGAAGATTTTGATGCGCAAAATTATATCTCAATGGATAAACAAATTCTTAGAGATTTTGGAAAAGCAGATAACTGGAAAGAGAAAGCAAAAGCTCTTAAATCTGGTGAAAAGTTAGAGGTAAATGTTCCTCAAACTATCAAAGATAAAATTTTAGATGGATATACAACTATTCTTAATAGATTAAGTAAATAG
- a CDS encoding S41 family peptidase, translated as MKRLLLASTLTLVISQNIFANEEVVPEQSRFESLSKLTKVIGTVEKYYVDDIKLQEIVDKALKGLMQELDAHSSYLDKKASKEMAIQTQGEFGGLGITVGMRDGALTVISPIDDTPAFKAGVKALDIILKINNTSTINMTLDEAVTLMRGNPQTDITLTLVRKGELKPLEIKMKRDIIKIQSVFSKTIENENLLYLRISSFDTKVTEDLEKIITANKNVKGLILDLRNNPGGLLSQAIGVVDLFVDSGVIVSQKGRNPEDEEKFEASALKTKTKLPLVVLVNEGSASASEIVSGSLQDHKRAVIIGEKTFGKGSVQAVLPIENDRSENIKLTIAKYYLPSGRTIQATGVTPDVIVNAGKVTQDEEDKFKIKESDLKKHLEGELEKVGNTKKEEKVIADENKKVITGEDVLGDNQLNTSIAILKSLIIMNK; from the coding sequence ATGAAGAGATTATTATTAGCTTCTACACTTACATTGGTTATATCGCAAAATATTTTTGCAAACGAGGAAGTTGTTCCTGAACAATCAAGATTTGAGTCTTTATCAAAACTAACAAAAGTAATTGGTACTGTTGAAAAATATTATGTTGATGACATAAAATTACAAGAAATAGTTGACAAAGCATTAAAAGGTTTAATGCAAGAGTTAGATGCTCATTCATCATATTTAGATAAGAAAGCATCAAAAGAGATGGCTATTCAAACTCAAGGTGAATTTGGTGGTTTAGGAATTACTGTAGGAATGAGAGATGGAGCTTTAACTGTAATCTCACCTATTGATGATACACCAGCATTTAAAGCTGGAGTAAAAGCTCTAGATATTATTTTAAAAATCAATAATACTTCAACAATAAATATGACCTTAGATGAAGCTGTTACCTTAATGAGAGGAAATCCTCAAACTGATATTACATTAACTCTTGTAAGAAAAGGTGAACTAAAACCTTTAGAAATAAAAATGAAAAGAGATATTATCAAAATACAATCTGTATTCTCTAAAACAATTGAAAATGAAAATTTGTTATATTTGAGAATTTCAAGTTTTGATACAAAAGTTACTGAAGATTTAGAAAAAATCATAACTGCAAATAAAAATGTAAAAGGTCTTATTTTGGATTTAAGAAATAATCCTGGAGGATTACTTTCACAAGCAATAGGTGTAGTTGATTTATTTGTTGATAGTGGAGTAATTGTTTCTCAAAAAGGAAGAAATCCTGAAGATGAAGAAAAATTTGAAGCAAGTGCATTAAAAACTAAAACTAAATTACCTTTAGTTGTTCTTGTAAATGAAGGTTCAGCATCAGCATCTGAAATTGTAAGTGGTTCGTTACAAGACCATAAAAGAGCAGTTATTATTGGAGAAAAAACTTTTGGTAAGGGTTCTGTTCAAGCAGTTCTTCCTATTGAAAATGATAGAAGTGAAAATATAAAATTAACTATTGCAAAATATTATTTACCAAGTGGAAGAACAATTCAAGCAACAGGAGTTACTCCTGATGTAATTGTTAATGCTGGAAAAGTTACACAAGATGAAGAAGATAAGTTTAAAATAAAAGAATCTGATTTAAAAAAACATCTTGAAGGAGAACTTGAAAAAGTAGGTAATACAAAAAAAGAAGAAAAAGTAATAGCTGATGAAAATAAAAAAGTAATTACAGGTGAAGATGTACTAGGAGATAATCAATTAAATACTTCTATTGCAATTTTAAAAAGTTTAATAATAATGAATAAATAA